In Dermacentor andersoni chromosome 4, qqDerAnde1_hic_scaffold, whole genome shotgun sequence, the following proteins share a genomic window:
- the Vps25 gene encoding vacuolar protein-sorting-associated protein 25, giving the protein MTTDFEWPWQYSFPPFFTLQPTLATREKQLEAWSNLILNYYRAHKAYVLDVAEALASPLFHNKDISRKLSADSLQEVLKYMSSRGQVAWTDKQQTRCYVYWRSLEEWGKLIYDWADATGHLNAVCTLYELVQGDNTADTEFAGLDVDLLRLSLQALEKQGKAELISFDGSEGVKFF; this is encoded by the coding sequence ATGACGACCGATTTCGAATGGCCGTGGCAGTACAGCTTTCCGCCGTTCTTCACGCTCCAGCCGACGCTGGCGACGAGGGAGAAGCAGCTCGAGGCGTGGAGCAATCTGATCCTGAACTACTACAGGGCTCACAAAGCCTACGTACTCGACGTCGCCGAAGCCCTCGCGTCGCCGCTGTTCCACAATAAGGACATCTCTCGAAAGCTGTCGGCGGACTCTCTCCAGGAGGTCCTCAAGTACATGAGTTCTCGAGGCCAGGTCGCCTGGACCGATAAGCAGCAGACGCGTTGCTACGTGTATTGGCGATCGCTCGAGGAGTGGGGAAAGCTGATCTATGACTGGGCGGATGCCACAGGACATTTGAACGCGGTATGCACCTTGTACGAGCTCGTGCAGGGAGACAATACGGCCGACACCGAGTTCGCTGGCCTCGACGTGGACCTGTTGCGGTTATCCTTGCAAGCATTAGAAAAGCAAGGAAAGGCCGAGCTGATATCTTTCGATGGCAGCGAAGGCGTCAAGTTCTTTTAA